From a region of the Leptospira venezuelensis genome:
- a CDS encoding DUF3089 domain-containing protein, which translates to MKLLRAFISISVFSIFSFQCIYLIKPRKDFEESKNLIAPDYSKSEFWAALPDKKDNADLVPENSGFKDNQSLAEADTFYIHPTTLLLRPKYWNGDLKDESLNERTDKHPVKTQASAFNECCKVYAPRYRQAAFFVFTKDVPEGETALDFAYQDVKASFLYYMKHWNKGRPYIIASHSQGTRHSVRLLKEVISVNPEYKKNLVVGYSIGFPFKQEEAGLPVCSSPKDTGCVVGWNSYIWGNSPGRLLDRYGKDTVCVNPLSWKHDEEVSPKSENLGSVNRSFDQLIPGIADAKCNSGVLWIHEPEISRTPNLGKDGNLHTGDFHFFYANIRKNAKERLESFKAQTVKKGRE; encoded by the coding sequence ATGAAACTCTTACGTGCTTTCATTTCTATTTCAGTATTCTCAATTTTTAGTTTTCAATGTATATATCTTATAAAACCCAGAAAGGATTTTGAAGAGAGTAAAAATTTAATAGCACCTGATTATTCTAAATCAGAATTTTGGGCTGCGCTTCCGGATAAAAAAGATAACGCAGATCTTGTTCCTGAAAATTCAGGTTTTAAAGATAATCAGTCACTGGCAGAGGCGGATACTTTTTATATTCATCCAACTACATTACTTCTTCGGCCAAAATATTGGAATGGGGATCTAAAGGATGAAAGTTTAAACGAAAGAACCGATAAACATCCAGTCAAGACCCAAGCAAGTGCTTTCAATGAATGTTGTAAGGTATATGCTCCAAGATATAGACAGGCTGCATTTTTTGTTTTTACGAAAGATGTTCCGGAAGGGGAGACCGCTTTAGATTTTGCATATCAAGATGTGAAAGCTTCCTTTTTATACTATATGAAACATTGGAATAAGGGCCGTCCATATATCATTGCGTCTCATAGCCAAGGCACTAGACATTCTGTTCGTTTGCTTAAAGAAGTGATCTCTGTGAATCCGGAATATAAGAAAAATCTTGTGGTGGGTTATTCGATCGGATTCCCGTTTAAACAAGAAGAGGCAGGTCTACCTGTATGTTCCAGTCCGAAAGATACAGGATGTGTTGTCGGCTGGAACTCTTATATATGGGGAAATTCTCCAGGAAGATTATTGGACAGATATGGAAAAGACACTGTTTGTGTGAATCCTCTCAGTTGGAAGCATGATGAAGAAGTTTCTCCAAAGTCTGAAAATTTAGGTAGTGTGAATCGAAGTTTTGATCAACTGATCCCCGGTATTGCGGATGCAAAATGTAATTCAGGTGTTTTATGGATCCACGAACCTGAGATTAGTCGGACCCCGAACTTAGGAAAAGACGGGAATTTACATACTGGTGATTTTCATTTCTTTTATGCGAATATTAGAAAAAACGCAAAAGAAAGATTGGAGTCTTTTAAGGCGCAGACTGTTAAAAAAGGTAGAGAGTAA
- the gmk gene encoding guanylate kinase: protein MVLSSVAGGGKSTLIQMIRAKHSDLAFSVSCTTRAPRPGDKEGVTYFFLSKEEFEAGIDKGEFLEWAKVHDNYYGTPLKFVNGCMSSGKSVIMDLDVQGAAQLKRKLGEKVITIFILPPNEEEWEKRLRGRGTDSEESILKRIKNGKEELAHKDEFDHTIVNDQLEHAVSRLEEILF from the coding sequence ATTGTTCTGTCCTCCGTTGCTGGAGGAGGCAAATCTACACTTATTCAAATGATCCGAGCCAAACATTCTGATTTGGCTTTTTCAGTTTCTTGTACGACTAGAGCTCCGCGTCCAGGTGACAAAGAGGGCGTAACGTATTTTTTCTTAAGCAAAGAAGAATTTGAAGCAGGAATCGATAAGGGTGAATTTTTAGAATGGGCCAAGGTCCATGATAATTATTACGGAACTCCACTAAAGTTCGTGAACGGGTGTATGTCCTCTGGTAAATCTGTCATCATGGATCTGGACGTACAAGGTGCGGCTCAGCTAAAGCGAAAGCTGGGGGAAAAAGTAATCACTATCTTCATACTGCCTCCCAATGAGGAAGAATGGGAAAAAAGACTGCGCGGAAGAGGAACCGATTCCGAAGAAAGTATCTTAAAACGTATCAAGAACGGAAAAGAAGAGCTGGCTCATAAAGACGAGTTCGATCACACTATAGTGAATGATCAATTGGAACACGCAGTTTCTCGCTTAGAAGAAATTTTATTTTAG
- a CDS encoding TOBE domain-containing protein produces MKKKTILFFSILAISTGAIYSKSKKASAPAKPKYVSGEELVNNPGKAVGETVRVAGTVTHVLYKGNSIRFVVHFSGKPVVLDSDDYSLMNRVSVGSYVEVCGFYLKNKKLELDGKRTDMPSIVIEQTYCTN; encoded by the coding sequence ATGAAAAAGAAAACGATCCTATTTTTTTCAATATTAGCAATTTCTACAGGAGCAATTTATTCTAAGAGCAAAAAAGCTTCTGCTCCTGCAAAGCCTAAGTATGTTTCCGGAGAAGAGTTAGTCAATAATCCGGGCAAAGCGGTTGGAGAAACTGTACGAGTTGCTGGAACTGTAACCCATGTATTATATAAAGGAAATTCTATCCGATTTGTAGTTCATTTTTCAGGAAAACCAGTGGTCTTAGATTCCGACGATTACAGTTTAATGAACAGAGTCTCCGTTGGTTCTTATGTAGAAGTTTGTGGATTCTATTTAAAAAACAAGAAGTTAGAGCTGGACGGAAAGAGAACGGATATGCCTTCTATCGTCATAGAACAAACTTACTGTACGAATTAA
- a CDS encoding periplasmic-type flagellar collar protein FlbB, with translation MASLTDKARAVYLVLLIFFLVMIGFFAFHYFQIIDATEIFPFLRTEPGLVNADSESPSELEKLEFRKEMERLAKDRDEISQKEEELKKEKERLEAELEKIEELKRGLTSKENELKSSESEKNSRGKLVKVMAEKVANMPPDNAVQMLTNWPDKDIIDVFIQMDKDAEQDGRQTITTYLLTLFPAERRANITNKWLSRSDVIKAPESNSESEEL, from the coding sequence GTGGCAAGTTTAACCGACAAAGCAAGAGCAGTCTATTTAGTACTTCTGATCTTCTTCTTAGTAATGATCGGATTTTTCGCGTTTCATTATTTTCAGATCATAGACGCTACTGAAATTTTTCCTTTCTTAAGAACAGAACCTGGCTTAGTAAATGCGGACTCTGAATCTCCTTCTGAATTAGAAAAGTTAGAATTCCGTAAAGAGATGGAAAGACTCGCCAAGGACAGGGACGAAATCTCTCAAAAAGAAGAAGAACTCAAAAAAGAAAAAGAACGCCTGGAAGCGGAACTCGAGAAAATCGAGGAACTCAAACGAGGTCTTACTTCCAAGGAGAATGAACTAAAATCTTCTGAATCTGAAAAGAATAGCAGAGGCAAATTGGTTAAGGTTATGGCGGAGAAGGTAGCGAATATGCCACCTGATAATGCAGTGCAGATGCTTACCAACTGGCCGGACAAAGATATCATAGACGTATTCATCCAAATGGACAAGGACGCAGAACAGGATGGTAGGCAAACAATCACTACTTACCTTCTCACCTTATTCCCAGCAGAGCGTAGGGCGAATATTACGAATAAATGGTTGTCCAGATCCGATGTGATCAAGGCTCCTGAATCCAATTCTGAGTCAGAAGAACTTTAA
- the fliJ gene encoding flagellar export protein FliJ, producing MKRFQFRLEPVLRLKKIKEDQKLKELSELVAEVNQRQSEIDSNEARIHSLSSTTLSGNTDLREYSYLQTYMRQLLTRNTELENEIRSFDESVEKKRTEVSAARKEKKVLELLKENRFKEYMHSYRKAERIQAEEQFLADLYRKQREEIYGYDRSKRDPKVFTYDTGGVERTGTEDAGLSELRKLYERYKK from the coding sequence ATGAAAAGATTCCAATTCAGACTCGAACCAGTGCTTCGTTTAAAAAAAATCAAAGAAGACCAAAAACTCAAAGAACTTTCCGAACTCGTGGCAGAAGTCAACCAACGGCAATCGGAAATAGACTCTAATGAAGCAAGGATACATTCCTTATCTTCTACCACATTATCAGGAAATACAGACCTAAGAGAATATTCTTATTTGCAAACGTATATGAGACAACTTCTGACCAGGAACACTGAGTTAGAAAATGAGATACGTTCTTTCGATGAGTCGGTTGAGAAAAAAAGAACGGAAGTCTCAGCGGCAAGAAAAGAGAAGAAGGTACTGGAACTTCTAAAGGAAAACCGCTTCAAGGAGTATATGCACTCTTATAGAAAGGCGGAAAGAATCCAGGCAGAAGAGCAATTTTTAGCAGATCTTTACAGGAAACAGAGGGAGGAAATTTATGGGTATGATAGATCTAAACGGGATCCGAAAGTATTTACCTATGATACGGGAGGCGTCGAGCGCACCGGTACAGAAGATGCGGGACTTTCTGAGCTCAGAAAACTTTACGAGCGTTATAAAAAGTGA
- the fliH gene encoding flagellar assembly protein FliH, with amino-acid sequence MAKLVFKPIQIADMQDQVELQIPDKYKKFHRDEDAEEFEVDQEGNIIEQYQGPSIEEIEAELNRYKEETEENIKTMLEDSRRKSEEIEEEGRKKAFQMIQDSKEKIKLEEDSGKAKAEQILERAKMEAERMIKEAEMKTAEIEHEAYLKGFEAGREVGFRKGQGEVRRLIDRLGTIVGKAIDIRAELIQASEKQMVEMILIIARKIIKDEIIERKEIVLNNIREALKRIKDRDRVDIRVNFADLEITTAHKDELIKLMESLRKVNIYEDSRVDRGGVIIETDVGAIDARISTQLKEIEEAIRNAEPI; translated from the coding sequence ATGGCAAAACTAGTCTTCAAACCTATCCAGATCGCGGACATGCAGGATCAGGTAGAGCTGCAAATTCCGGACAAATATAAAAAATTTCATAGGGACGAAGACGCCGAAGAGTTCGAGGTCGACCAAGAAGGAAATATTATCGAGCAATACCAAGGTCCTTCTATTGAAGAGATCGAGGCGGAGCTTAACCGTTACAAAGAAGAAACGGAAGAAAATATCAAAACAATGCTCGAGGACTCCCGCCGTAAGTCGGAGGAAATCGAGGAAGAAGGTCGTAAAAAAGCCTTCCAAATGATCCAGGATTCTAAAGAGAAGATCAAACTCGAAGAGGATTCCGGCAAAGCCAAAGCGGAACAGATCTTGGAAAGAGCCAAGATGGAAGCCGAAAGAATGATCAAAGAAGCCGAGATGAAAACGGCTGAGATCGAACATGAGGCTTACTTAAAAGGATTCGAAGCTGGACGAGAAGTAGGTTTCAGAAAAGGCCAAGGGGAAGTCCGACGTCTAATCGACCGTCTCGGAACAATCGTAGGTAAAGCCATCGATATCCGTGCAGAACTTATCCAGGCATCCGAAAAGCAGATGGTGGAGATGATCCTTATCATCGCTCGTAAGATCATCAAAGACGAGATCATCGAACGTAAAGAAATCGTACTCAATAATATTAGAGAAGCCTTGAAACGTATTAAGGACAGGGACCGTGTGGATATCCGAGTCAACTTTGCAGACTTAGAGATCACCACCGCTCACAAAGACGAACTTATCAAACTTATGGAGTCCCTTCGCAAGGTCAATATCTACGAAGACTCTCGCGTCGACAGAGGCGGGGTCATCATCGAAACAGATGTTGGAGCAATCGATGCAAGGATCTCCACCCAGCTCAAAGAAATCGAAGAAGCAATTCGAAATGCGGAGCCGATCTAA
- a CDS encoding DUF370 domain-containing protein, with protein MSQFSVLNVGFGNIVMVSKIVGIIHSDSASAKRIRNEAKSNNSLVDATQGKKTRSIIITDSNHLILSNLRVEALTRRIESRDNSIAEEEEEKD; from the coding sequence ATGTCCCAATTTAGCGTCTTGAACGTAGGTTTTGGAAATATAGTCATGGTTTCCAAGATCGTGGGTATCATTCATTCGGATTCAGCATCTGCAAAGAGGATCCGAAACGAAGCCAAAAGTAATAACAGTTTGGTAGACGCGACCCAAGGAAAAAAGACCAGGTCCATTATAATTACTGACTCCAATCATTTGATCCTTTCCAACTTAAGAGTAGAAGCCCTCACAAGAAGGATAGAAAGCAGGGATAATTCTATTGCAGAAGAAGAGGAAGAAAAGGACTGA
- the fliF gene encoding flagellar basal-body MS-ring/collar protein FliF yields the protein MPEQLQKILNNIKEFFNSLDTTKKLILGGVAITVVVALGLLTTVSSQKNKVILFQNLTAKDFAEVTKKLDSMGYSYSTGDTSIVSVDPEQRQEIITKLAQENLIPAGVQGWELFNVEKFTETQFDKDIKKYRALKGAIEQSLMTLRPVDKAFVNIAIPEDELFNSNASPVKASVILHFIPGVEGISKKEVKGIVNLVSRAVPKLKPENVVVADADGKIISDFEEDLEKERLELRVVQEKLRIQEEQRIQRLIDVRNTLRWFLGGEDRVDITRFEYMLNWDKESYKDNQVSPVIERPDDPNTPYSELKIVDGYSLKVSSKETSEQFTGRGFTPDGPAGTEPNLPPGYKDTDYQKADYKKTENINNFEFNRRVSEVQKQPWKIEKVNLSVVVDGQWTKKENADGTGYDRTYIPVSDEDIRTVRKNLEAAVGIDKARGDQISVISIAKDRTAQFAAEDEELRKQKAIRQMVIASLVIVLFLILTILIYRAIKKEIARRRRLREEELAAMQQMMREAALRVMDDGSAEVELSLDEKLRRELLENAINLAREKPEEVAQLLRTWLSEEEAT from the coding sequence ATGCCCGAGCAATTGCAAAAGATTCTGAACAATATCAAGGAGTTCTTCAACTCTTTAGATACTACAAAGAAACTGATTTTAGGTGGAGTGGCGATCACTGTGGTCGTTGCCTTAGGGCTTCTGACAACCGTTTCCTCTCAAAAGAATAAGGTTATTCTCTTCCAAAACCTTACTGCGAAGGATTTCGCTGAGGTCACCAAGAAATTGGACTCCATGGGCTATTCGTATAGCACTGGGGACACCAGTATCGTGAGTGTGGATCCGGAACAAAGACAAGAAATTATCACTAAACTTGCCCAAGAGAACCTGATCCCTGCAGGTGTGCAAGGCTGGGAACTATTCAATGTGGAGAAATTCACAGAGACCCAGTTTGATAAGGACATCAAAAAATATAGGGCCCTAAAAGGAGCCATCGAGCAATCCTTGATGACTTTAAGACCTGTAGACAAAGCATTCGTGAACATCGCAATACCGGAAGATGAACTGTTCAACTCGAATGCTTCCCCAGTAAAAGCTTCGGTCATTTTACATTTTATTCCTGGAGTCGAAGGGATTTCCAAAAAAGAAGTAAAAGGTATCGTAAACTTGGTTTCCAGAGCGGTGCCTAAACTCAAACCGGAAAACGTAGTAGTCGCTGATGCGGACGGCAAGATCATCTCTGACTTCGAAGAAGACCTGGAAAAAGAAAGATTAGAACTTAGAGTTGTCCAAGAGAAATTACGGATCCAAGAAGAACAAAGGATCCAAAGATTAATCGACGTAAGAAACACTCTTCGTTGGTTCTTAGGCGGAGAAGACAGAGTAGACATTACTCGTTTTGAGTACATGTTAAACTGGGACAAGGAATCTTATAAAGACAACCAAGTCTCCCCAGTAATCGAAAGACCCGATGATCCAAATACTCCTTATTCCGAGTTAAAGATCGTAGACGGTTATAGCTTAAAAGTTTCTTCCAAAGAAACCAGCGAACAATTCACAGGAAGAGGTTTCACTCCAGATGGACCTGCGGGAACTGAGCCTAACCTTCCTCCTGGTTATAAAGATACCGACTATCAAAAAGCAGATTATAAGAAAACTGAAAATATCAATAACTTCGAATTCAACAGAAGAGTAAGCGAAGTACAAAAACAACCTTGGAAGATCGAAAAAGTGAATCTCTCCGTGGTTGTAGACGGCCAGTGGACTAAAAAGGAAAACGCAGACGGAACAGGATACGATAGGACTTATATCCCTGTTTCCGACGAAGATATTAGAACTGTTCGTAAAAACTTAGAAGCAGCAGTAGGGATAGACAAAGCAAGAGGAGACCAAATCTCCGTAATCAGCATTGCAAAAGATCGCACAGCTCAGTTCGCTGCAGAAGACGAAGAATTAAGAAAACAGAAAGCAATTCGACAAATGGTCATCGCATCCTTAGTCATTGTATTATTCTTAATACTCACTATCCTCATCTACAGAGCGATCAAAAAAGAAATCGCAAGACGCCGCAGACTCCGCGAAGAAGAACTCGCAGCAATGCAGCAGATGATGAGAGAAGCAGCACTTCGAGTCATGGACGACGGAAGTGCAGAAGTCGAACTCTCTCTGGACGAAAAACTCAGAAGAGAACTTCTCGAAAACGCGATCAATCTCGCCAGGGAAAAACCGGAAGAAGTGGCACAACTTCTCCGCACCTGGTTATCTGAAGAGGAAGCAACCTAA
- a CDS encoding FapA family protein, translating to MSLTSFLKDQSKELDKLQHEQVEVIAPTLEKCLQMAASHLKRKSHELDYIVIKRGKKKFFGSEPWHIRASVLPEDTFLDELSELDKKLTGGSGKLVSKDLKEFLQPKDRDGRAVVQIFRNGTYLTIYPPSGEGKAIELSEVSRRLSVRGINEVDDNQIRKIVKETKGEPIYISNMKPRQGAEGKMVLDIAPDKMKAKITFIPPKPGGRDLEVKDVVNYLKNAGIKYGVKEEEIQKRLEDEFYNQPFTAAEGDPPVNGKNAQVIFHVRISKKVVFREDESGKVDYKDMDLIENVVVGQLLAEKIPAERGKYGRTLFNELLPAKDGLDTELKQGKGTILSEDRTKLTAEVNGQVVYASGRLSVETVYRVNGDVGIKTGNVTFLGSVIITGNVEDNYSVKAAGNIEIYGTVQKANVEADGDIIIRQGVSGRDEARIESTGGNVIAKFIQNATVVTEKDVVVQEGILHCFVSAGGKVISNGKRGQIVGGTIRASDTIAAKVIGSSANPATELIVGTDPKVLKQISEYEEKLAENQDKFEQISKSLKTLKARKENDPASFTQDHEQQLIKTSKATEKLEVRVREYENEIQNLKAYIEERAANGKISVEKTLFGGVTIKIKSADFKTRNEIKHKTFVEENGVIRQLPYQDPEPDKKDWRKNRSRGK from the coding sequence TTGAGTCTTACATCCTTTCTAAAAGACCAATCAAAAGAATTAGATAAGCTCCAACATGAGCAGGTAGAAGTTATAGCTCCTACATTGGAGAAATGTTTGCAGATGGCCGCATCCCATCTCAAAAGAAAATCACACGAGTTGGATTATATAGTAATCAAACGTGGAAAGAAAAAATTTTTCGGTTCGGAACCTTGGCATATCAGAGCATCTGTTCTTCCTGAGGATACATTCTTAGATGAACTATCAGAGCTGGACAAAAAATTAACTGGTGGATCAGGCAAACTTGTCTCCAAAGATCTGAAGGAATTCCTACAACCTAAGGATAGAGACGGAAGAGCAGTCGTCCAGATTTTCAGAAACGGAACTTATCTCACAATCTATCCACCTTCCGGCGAAGGAAAAGCAATCGAACTTTCAGAAGTTTCTCGCAGACTTTCCGTTCGAGGAATTAATGAAGTAGATGATAACCAAATCCGTAAGATCGTAAAAGAGACTAAGGGTGAACCAATCTATATTTCCAATATGAAACCAAGGCAGGGTGCCGAAGGTAAAATGGTATTGGATATTGCTCCTGATAAAATGAAAGCAAAGATCACTTTTATCCCTCCGAAACCTGGTGGAAGAGATTTAGAAGTAAAAGATGTAGTCAATTACCTCAAAAACGCAGGTATCAAATACGGAGTTAAAGAAGAAGAGATCCAAAAAAGGTTAGAGGACGAATTCTATAACCAACCTTTCACTGCGGCGGAAGGAGATCCTCCTGTTAACGGAAAAAATGCACAGGTCATCTTCCATGTTCGTATCAGCAAGAAGGTCGTCTTCAGAGAGGATGAATCCGGAAAAGTAGATTATAAAGACATGGATCTGATCGAGAACGTTGTGGTAGGACAACTTCTGGCAGAAAAAATCCCTGCAGAAAGAGGGAAATACGGCCGCACATTATTCAATGAACTTCTACCTGCCAAAGACGGATTAGATACAGAGCTCAAACAAGGAAAGGGAACCATCCTTTCCGAAGACAGAACCAAACTCACTGCCGAGGTAAATGGACAAGTTGTCTATGCAAGTGGTAGGCTTTCAGTTGAAACAGTTTACAGAGTCAATGGTGATGTAGGAATTAAAACTGGTAATGTTACATTCTTAGGTTCTGTGATCATTACTGGAAACGTAGAAGATAACTACTCAGTTAAAGCAGCTGGAAATATAGAGATCTACGGTACTGTCCAAAAAGCAAATGTGGAAGCGGACGGAGATATTATTATTCGCCAAGGGGTTTCCGGAAGAGATGAGGCTCGTATCGAGTCTACTGGCGGAAACGTAATCGCTAAGTTTATCCAGAACGCAACTGTAGTTACAGAAAAAGATGTCGTGGTCCAAGAAGGAATTCTACACTGCTTTGTGAGTGCAGGTGGAAAGGTAATCTCCAACGGTAAGAGGGGACAGATTGTAGGAGGTACGATTCGTGCTTCTGATACGATTGCAGCTAAGGTCATCGGATCTTCTGCCAACCCAGCAACTGAACTTATAGTAGGAACAGATCCTAAGGTATTAAAACAGATCTCCGAATACGAAGAGAAATTGGCCGAAAACCAAGATAAATTCGAACAGATCTCCAAAAGTCTTAAGACTCTCAAGGCAAGAAAGGAGAATGACCCAGCTTCCTTTACCCAAGACCATGAGCAGCAATTGATTAAAACAAGCAAGGCCACAGAAAAGCTGGAGGTCCGGGTCCGCGAATACGAAAACGAGATCCAGAACCTCAAGGCATATATAGAAGAAAGAGCCGCAAATGGTAAAATCAGTGTCGAAAAGACCCTATTCGGTGGTGTTACCATCAAGATCAAGAGTGCTGACTTTAAGACCCGTAACGAGATCAAACATAAGACCTTCGTGGAAGAGAACGGGGTAATCCGACAATTGCCGTACCAAGATCCTGAACCGGATAAAAAAGACTGGAGAAAAAACAGATCTAGAGGAAAATAA
- a CDS encoding FliI/YscN family ATPase, with translation MIEKKFHEKVDVISKYFLILDRTETIRKSGRVVRVSGNVIYSEGPPDSKIGEIMEVQKAGTEGYLQCEIVGFENHVYTLMPLGPVEGVYPDAFVFSSGRSLNVPVGRELLGRVLNGVGRPIDKKGLIITSEEKSPEGESINPLDRPVIRDILLTGVRAIDGILTVGRGQRLGIFSGSGVGKSSLLGMIARFTNADVNVIALVGERGREVNEFLERDLGKEGLAKSVVFAATSDAPKMEQVNCALLATSVAEYFREQGLHVNLMMDSLTRFAHANREISVSNHEPPITRGFSSSVFTKLAKLVERSGTSKSGGSITGFYTILTDTDEMEDPIADAVRGYIDGHIILSRKLAERNHYPAIDIPASLSRVMQSITDEDQFMRAGMIRELISTYNSVEELILLNAYVRGSDPKVDLAIRKKDNIDSYLKQRLMERSLFPQTVSGLRDILKEEREEEEF, from the coding sequence ATGATAGAGAAGAAGTTTCACGAAAAGGTAGACGTCATCTCCAAGTATTTCCTGATCTTGGACCGCACAGAAACCATTCGCAAATCCGGAAGAGTCGTTCGAGTCTCCGGAAACGTAATCTATTCAGAAGGACCTCCTGACTCCAAAATCGGAGAGATCATGGAAGTACAAAAAGCGGGAACAGAAGGTTACCTGCAATGTGAGATCGTAGGTTTCGAAAATCATGTATATACACTAATGCCTTTAGGTCCTGTAGAAGGTGTGTATCCAGACGCATTCGTATTTTCTTCGGGAAGAAGTTTGAATGTTCCAGTTGGAAGAGAACTACTCGGCCGAGTATTAAACGGTGTAGGACGTCCAATCGACAAAAAAGGACTCATCATCACTTCGGAAGAAAAGTCTCCCGAAGGAGAAAGTATCAATCCTCTGGATCGACCAGTGATCCGGGACATTCTTCTTACAGGTGTAAGAGCGATAGATGGAATTCTGACCGTAGGTAGAGGACAAAGATTAGGGATCTTCTCTGGATCTGGCGTAGGAAAATCAAGCTTACTCGGTATGATCGCAAGGTTTACTAATGCAGATGTGAACGTGATCGCACTCGTTGGAGAACGAGGCAGAGAAGTAAACGAATTCTTAGAAAGAGACTTAGGAAAAGAAGGTCTCGCAAAATCTGTGGTATTTGCAGCAACTTCCGATGCGCCCAAGATGGAACAGGTAAACTGCGCATTACTCGCCACCTCAGTTGCCGAATATTTCAGAGAACAAGGATTACATGTAAACTTGATGATGGATTCCTTGACCAGGTTTGCGCATGCAAACCGTGAGATCTCAGTCTCCAATCATGAGCCACCTATCACAAGAGGTTTTAGTTCATCTGTTTTTACTAAATTAGCAAAACTTGTAGAACGTTCCGGAACTTCCAAATCAGGAGGAAGTATCACTGGGTTTTATACAATTCTGACAGACACTGACGAGATGGAAGATCCTATTGCGGATGCTGTTCGAGGTTATATAGATGGTCACATCATTCTTTCACGTAAACTCGCAGAAAGAAACCACTACCCAGCAATTGATATCCCTGCTTCTCTTTCCAGGGTTATGCAATCAATAACAGATGAAGATCAGTTCATGCGAGCTGGGATGATCCGAGAACTGATCTCTACTTATAATTCTGTGGAAGAATTGATACTTCTGAATGCGTATGTAAGAGGGTCTGATCCCAAAGTGGATCTTGCTATTCGCAAAAAAGATAATATAGATTCTTATCTAAAACAAAGACTTATGGAAAGGAGTCTTTTCCCTCAGACAGTTAGCGGTCTAAGAGATATTTTAAAAGAAGAAAGAGAAGAAGAGGAATTTTAA
- a CDS encoding FliG C-terminal domain-containing protein, translating into MSILSGKRNRAGQLLRILGEHLPPEVFRHLGPQDTSKLLESFHKSGKIEAKQERELLGSFLEGLSTVPKEGIDRDTLALIQELETILKEDLVSEPEWSEELKSYTKEELSKIVAGESADRIALIFCYADPDTSARVLEEFPEETQEEILLSIRNLDLSSAGLLDSLERFLRFKKEVLKSPQSGVPTRDKGGKRAAELLGKLDPQDSQKLFARIREKSQSFAENINKHFFRMEDLMDLSREALNKFMSELHPIVTATAFKGTEPETKQVLLERLDPSLAYSIRLEEDSMGPVSLAEIETAQNGLLEIFKESVESGRIKFRRKN; encoded by the coding sequence ATGAGTATCCTGTCCGGAAAAAGAAACCGGGCGGGACAGCTCCTCCGAATCCTGGGGGAGCATCTTCCCCCGGAAGTGTTTCGCCATCTTGGCCCTCAGGACACGTCGAAACTTTTAGAAAGTTTTCACAAGTCCGGCAAGATAGAAGCAAAACAAGAAAGAGAACTTTTAGGCTCCTTCTTAGAAGGACTATCCACAGTCCCAAAAGAAGGAATCGATCGAGACACCTTGGCTCTTATCCAAGAACTCGAAACTATTCTGAAAGAAGATTTGGTTTCCGAACCGGAATGGTCCGAAGAACTCAAATCCTATACCAAGGAAGAACTTTCCAAAATCGTAGCGGGAGAGTCAGCAGACAGAATCGCGCTTATCTTCTGCTACGCGGATCCGGATACTTCTGCCAGGGTATTGGAAGAATTTCCGGAGGAAACCCAGGAGGAGATCCTACTATCCATCCGGAATTTGGATCTTTCCTCTGCTGGACTTTTGGACTCTTTGGAGAGGTTTTTACGCTTCAAGAAAGAAGTTCTAAAATCCCCTCAATCTGGAGTTCCTACCAGGGACAAGGGTGGCAAAAGAGCCGCAGAACTTTTAGGTAAATTGGACCCCCAAGATTCTCAGAAATTATTCGCAAGGATACGCGAAAAGAGCCAGTCGTTTGCCGAAAATATAAATAAGCATTTCTTCCGAATGGAAGACCTGATGGATCTGAGCCGAGAAGCCCTAAACAAGTTTATGTCGGAACTCCATCCAATCGTAACCGCAACTGCCTTTAAGGGCACGGAACCGGAAACGAAGCAGGTTTTATTGGAAAGGTTGGACCCATCTCTTGCCTACTCCATCCGATTGGAAGAAGATTCCATGGGCCCCGTTTCTCTTGCAGAGATTGAAACCGCCCAGAACGGACTACTTGAAATTTTTAAGGAATCCGTAGAATCAGGAAGAATCAAGTTCCGGAGAAAGAACTAA